The DNA sequence CGAGGGTGGCGGCCGCCAGTCCCTCCTCCGGGGAGGCGAGAACGGCCCCGACGAAGCCCGGCATGGAACCCGCGTGACCGACCAGGACCCGGCCGTCCACCCGGATCAGCTGGAGCCCGAGGCCGTAGGACGCGCTCCAGTCCGCGTTCTGCGGCTCGGCCGCGGGCCGCCGCATCTCCGCCAGCGTCGCCGCGGAGAGCACCCGCTCGTCGCCCTCCATCAGGAAGGCCGCGAACCGGCCCAGATCGGCGACGGTCGACCAGAGCTGCCCCGCCGGCGCCATCAGGCCGGTCTCCGCGGCCGGTTCCGGAAGGACGACGTCCGCCCAGGGGTGCACGGCCCAGCCCTCCGCGTGGGGGGCCTCCGGTCCGTACGTCGTCCGCTCCATGCCCAGCGGCAGCAGCACCTCGCGGCGCAGGACCGGGTACCAGGGCTCCCCCCCGCAGCTTCTCGACGAGGGCGCCGAGCAAGGCGTAACCGGTGTTGGAGTAGTGGTACAGCTCCCCCGCCCGGTGCCGCTGCGGGCGCTCGCCGAACAGGTCCGCCGGCGTCGGGCGCAGCTCCCCGCCCGTCCGCTCCCACCACGGGCCGCGCGACTCCGCTGCCAGGCCGGAGCCGTGGGCGAGGAGTTGGGCGACGGTCGCCTCCCCGCCGGCCGGCGTGTCCAGGTGGCGGCCGAGCGGGTCGCCGAGGTCGAGCAGGCCCTCGTCGCGCAGCCGCAGGACGAGTACGGCGATCAGGGCCTTGGTGATCGACCCGATGCGGTACTGGGTCGCCTCCGGGTCCGGCTCACGCCCGTCCACCGCCCCCCGGCCGGCGGCCCACACCGGCCGTCCGTCCCGGACCAGGGCCGCCACCAGGGACGGGGCCCGGCCCTGGACCTGGGTGGTGGCGACCTGGTGCAGGAGCGCCCGACGGGTCGCGGGCAACAGGTCTGCGAAACGGTCGGTCTCCGTGATGCCGGAGGTGTTCGCGATTCCGGAGGTGCTCGTGGTGTTCTCGTGATCCCTGGCCATTTCCGCAGCCTAAACAGTCCTCCTGTGACGGGCGGATGTAACGGGCGGAGATTTCTGTCTTCCCCCTTGCCCAGCGCTGGCCTTGACGTCCGCGTCAACGTTTACGGTCACTTCATGCGGATCGGGGAACTGGCCGAACAGGCCGGAATCAGCACACGCGCCCTGCGGCACTACGAGTCGCTCGGCCTCCTGCCCGCCCGCCGCGCGGGCAACGGGTATCGCGACTACGACGAGGCCGACCTGCGGCTCCTGCGCCAGATCCGTACGCTCCAGGACTTCGGTTTCGGCCTGGAGGACACCCGTCCGTTCGTCGAGTGCCTGCGCGCCGGCCACCCCGCCGGCGACTCCTGTCCGGCGTCCCTGGAGGTCTACCGGCGCAAACTCGCCGAGCTGGACGAGTGCATCGAGCGGCTGGCCCAGGTCCGCGCCGAGGTGAGCGCGCAACTGACCCGCGCCCAGCGGGAACGCGCCGCGCTGGAAGCGGAGGCCGACGTCCCGGGCGGCCCGCCACCGCGCTGCGCGCTCACGCCGTGCGACGCGGGGGACGCCGGGCAGGCCGAGTACGCCTGAACGACTCACTTCCCTATCCCTCACCGAGTCCCTCATTCACGGAGGAACGGCTTCCCATGACCACGACCACGCCCACGACCACGACCACGCCCACGCCCACGCCCACGCCCACGCCCACGACGACGCCCACGCCCACGACGACGCCCAAACCCACCGCCACCCCGGTAACTCCCGTCACCGACGCCACTTTCCCCGCCGAGGTCCTCGCCTCCGGCCTGCCCGTCCTC is a window from the Streptomyces mobaraensis genome containing:
- a CDS encoding MerR family transcriptional regulator; protein product: MRIGELAEQAGISTRALRHYESLGLLPARRAGNGYRDYDEADLRLLRQIRTLQDFGFGLEDTRPFVECLRAGHPAGDSCPASLEVYRRKLAELDECIERLAQVRAEVSAQLTRAQRERAALEAEADVPGGPPPRCALTPCDAGDAGQAEYA